One window of the Sparus aurata chromosome 17, fSpaAur1.1, whole genome shotgun sequence genome contains the following:
- the prss1 gene encoding trypsin-1, whose product MKAFILLALFAVAYAAPIDDDDDKIVGGYECRKNSLPYQVSLNSGYHFCGGSLISSTWVVSAAHCYKSRVQLRLGEHNIEVNEGTEQFINSAKVIRHPRYNSGNLDNDIMLIKLSKPATLNSYVRTVSLPSSCATSGTRCLISGWGNTSSSGNYYPDRLRCLDAPILSDSSCRSAYPGQITSNMFCAGFLEGGKDSCQGDSGGPVVCNGQLQGVVSWGYGCAQRNKPGVYAKVCNYNSWIRSTMSSN is encoded by the exons ATGAAGGCTTTCATTCTTCTGGCTCTGTTTGCAGTGGCGT ACGCCGCTCCCAttgatgatgacgatgacaaGATTGTTGGAGGCTACGAGTGCAGAAAGAACTCTTTGCCCTACCAGGTCTCTCTGAACTCTGGCTACCACTTCTGTGGAGGCTCCCTCATCTCCAGCACCTGGGTGGTGTCTGCCGCTCACTGCTACAAGTC CCGCGTCCAGCTGCGTCTTGGTGAGCACAACATTGAGGTCAATGAGGGCACAGAGCAGTTCATCAACTCTGCTAAGGTCATCCGTCACCCCCGCTACAACAGCGGCAACCTGGACAATGACATCATGCTGATCAAGCTGAGCAAGCCCGCCACCCTGAACAGCTACGTCCGCACCGTGTCCCTGCCCTCCAGCTGTGCCACCTCTGGCACCCGCTGTCTGATCTCTGGATGGGGCAACACCAGCAGCTCTGGAA aCTACTACCCTGACCGTCTGAGGTGCCTGGATGCCCCCATCCTGAGCGACAGCAGCTGCAGGTCCGCTTACCCTGGACAGATCACCTCCAACATGTTCTGTGCTGGATTCCTCGAGGGAGGCAAGGACTCCTGCCAG GGAGACTCTGGTGGCCCCGTGGTGTGCAATGGTCAGCTGCAGGGCGTGGTGTCCTGGGGTTATGGCTGCGCCCAGAGGAACAAGCCTGGAGTCTACGCCAAGGTCTGCAACTACAACTCCTGGATTCGCAGCACCATGTCCTCCAACTAA
- the LOC115567085 gene encoding zinc finger protein 836, whose product MGSKMSFGRGSSDQNTVSELTSAASHPCNSVHAPSDCKQIPEDKRCGEEDRDSRSEKEVKETEVTQPAPESHSLGQAESDGPVHSDTVAGTNCQDSKHILPQVGMEGESQTTSASLCSSTTDSHGQPVEGRRKRGRPRKVKTLLTDDKESAGLNAVQHKEISTTIPPPTCLANHSSDNVPNNVDGPLIKTSPHNAGVPVLPKRRRGRPKKSEIEAFKALVASAPSANANNVSNFSWRLRSRSEQQPSTQDGKTESDSKEDPKQAELMHLHSNETLCLLGFKRRRAKPADQQVPAKVSRLDVPQEASSVLSNDTGCGERAETNKQVELNMDKQETDTDGKNDQLSPQSVEGQEQPTELKESELTQIQLSSQPAAEPEVIPPESLNSLNLVSPTQNDDPKIQPSGHMNGSEESQSKTSLESPKNTDLQNKEPTSADVITSSEKKQPETAEVLPAVKDEDIEIELDHLKPLSESNSPPSLQPTPVTSERPHIQRSVFRRKRGGKRRRRISNVPLQKVHPVEAHEGSTDTQQKTDCADTKQEGNSNDNVNIVYTKKGGRNLLKCGYCDQTFRFLSQFIIHQRVHTGERPFKCPECGKGFSKNSNLNLHLKTHRKSNTYQKCQFCKIKFSCSEYASHMKMHEQVPVQDFENNISEKHSIENNVENTKHTQRHRTVSPEKKERKECQYCGKTFRFQSALVRHVRVHTGEKPYKCDICGKAFGQAYFLRVHELTHWSVKRYNCTRCEKSFTHYSNAKNHTCRPSEGGDDLHGSRRVRPSLTYTCHICKNVFDHLQEFNSHMRDHTGAKLYRCLYCDKLFGVLAEFSSHRSQCIGVRNASSSEIKDEETMSLINYTVPALRCSSGQNSTSPISAANCEKPKRTSQTSRKKRSGNLNKPFQSTVIPAHPLSHLVSKLNKLDTRSDPRKYLCPSCGRLFRHMGRLRAHMLTHARGQSYTCACCGKTLESWKKLWHHQRVHRQRRGRFTCPRCGQGFRFVEPYKKHMSEHPDFEWIQVRPKKMFLPYQCEQCRSSFKTLDLLFSHQLCHSSAQDVLKDSDFDLSTDDLTPQPNKNMFSPPTNNHMVTLCLEPEKSNSHLSPLSKYSDPVPQGSPLAPMISLVHNQGHDLSKISHCPGSSHPIQGREVKCDQINENTLGKPITHLQTVKRHVTEMPSLSNGGSSNVVRCAVCNKAFAAISELYQHYLQHARGQL is encoded by the exons ATGGGGAGTAAAATGTCCTTCGGCAGAGGAAGCAGTGACCAAAATACTGTCTCTGAGTTAACTTCTGCGGCATCGCATCCTTGCAATTCTGTTCACGCCCCTTCGGACTGCAAGCAG ATACCTGAAGACAAGAGATGTGGTGAGGAAGATCGGGACTCCAGATCGGAAAAGGAAGTGAAGGAAACAGAAGTGACTCAACCTGCACCTGAATCCCATTCTTTGGGGCAGGCAGAGTCTGATGGCCCTGTTCACTCTGATACAGTGGCTGGAACAAATTGCCAAGACAGTAAGCACATATTGCCACAGGTAGGGATGGAAGGAGAGTCTCAAACAACATCTGCAAGCCTGTGCAGCTCTACGACAGACAGTCATGGGCAGCCTGTTGAGGGCCGCAGAAAACGTGGCCGCCCTCGTAAAGTTAAAACATTGTTGACTGACGACAAAGAGTCTGCTGGTCTTAATGCCGTTCAGCATAAGGAAATCAGCACGACGATACCTCCGCCAACATGCTTAGCGAACCATAGCAGTGATAATGTGCCTAACAATGTAGATGGTCCCTTAATCAAAACTTCACCTCACAATGCGGGTGTTCCTGTGCTGCCaaaaaggagaagaggaagaccaaaaaaatctgaaattgaAGCTTTTAAAGCTTTGGTTGCTTCTGCTCCCTCTGCTAATGCTAATAATGTTAGCAATTTTTCTTGGAGACTGAGAAGCAGAAGTGAACAACAACCTTCAACACAGGATGGAAAGACTGAATCTGATAGCAAGGAAGACCCCAAGCAGGCTGAACTCATGCATCTACACAGTAATGAGACATTATGCCTTCTGGGTTTTAAAAGAAGAAGGGCTAAACCGGCTGATCAGCAAGTTCCAGCAAAAGTTTCCAGACTGGATGTTCCCCAGGAGGCCTCGTCAGTGTTGAGCAATGACACAGGCTGTGGGGAGAGAGCAGAGACGAATAAGCAGGTGGAGCTGAACATGGACAAACAAGAGACTGATACAGATGGAAAGAATGATCAACTCTCTCCGCAGTCTGTTGAGGGACAGGAGCAGCCAACAGAGTTAAAGGAAAGTGAATTGACACAAATACAACTTAGctcacagccagcagctgagCCTGAGGTTATTCCTCCAGAGAGTTTGAACAGTTTAAACCTAGTTAGCCCTACTCAGAATGATGACCCTAAAATACAGCCGTCAGGTCACATGAATGGCAGTGAAGAGTCACAATCAAAAACCAGTCTTGAATCTCCAAAGAACACAGACTTGCAGAATAAAGAGCCTACTAGCGCCGATGTCATAACAtcctctgaaaaaaaacaacctgaaactGCTGAGGTCCTCCCTGCTGTCAAAGATGAGGATATAGAGATTGAGCTGGATCATTTAAAACCTCTGTCAGAGTCTAATAGTCCTCCATCTTTACAGCCCACCCCAGTTACATCTGAGCGTCCACACATTCAGCGAAGTGTTTTCAGGCGCAAGCGAGGCGgcaagagaaggaggagaataAGTAATGTTCCTCTACAGAAAGTACATCCTGTAGAGGCCCATGAAGGCAGCACTGACACTcaacaaaaaacagactgtGCTGACACGAAACAGGAGGGCAACTCAAATGACAACGTGAATATCGTCTACACTAAGAAAGGGGGTAGAAATTTGTTGAAATGTGGTTACTGTGATCAAACGTTTAGATTTCTGTCTCAGTTCATCATCCATCAACGCGTTCACACAGGAGAAAGACCTTTCAAATGCCCTGAATGTGGCAAAGGTTTTAGCAAAAATTCAAACTTAAATCTTCATCTCAAGACGCACAGAAAGAGCAACACATACCAGAAATGTCAGTTTTGCAAGATCAAATTCTCTTGCTCTGAGTACGCCTCTCATATGAAGATGCATGAACAGGTCCCGGTACAGGACTTTGAAAACAACATCTCTGAAAAACACAGCATAGAGAACAATGTTGAGAACACTAAACACACTCAACGTCATCGAACGGTTTCCCcagaaaagaaggagagaaaagagtgcCAGTACTGTGGTAAAACGTTCCGGTTTCAGTCTGCCCTTGTACGACACGTGCGTGTCCACACTGGAGAGAAGCCTTATAAATGCGATATATGTGGCAAAGCTTTCGGTCAGGCCTATTTCCTCCGTGTTCACGAGCTGACACACTGGTCCGTGAAGCGCTACAACTGCACGCGTTGTGAAAAGTCATTCACTCATTATAGCAATGCAAAAAATCACACTTGTAGACCCTCAGAAGGTGGTGATGATTTACACGGCAGCAGACGCGTAAGGCCTTCACTAACGTATACATGCCACATCTGCAAGAATGTTTTTGACCATCTACAGGAGTTCAACAGCCACATGAGAGACCACACCGGTGCAAAACTTTATCGCTGCTTGTATTGTGACAAGCTGTTTGGCGTTCTGGCTGAATTTAGCTCCCACCGCTCTCAGTGCATTGGAGTGAGAAACGCCTCCAGCTCTGAGATCAAAGATGAAGAGACCATGTCATTAATAAATTACACAGTGCCTGCACTTAGGTGTTCATCAGGACAGAACTCAACTTCTCCCATCTCCGCCGCAAATTGTGAAAAACCGAAAAGAACATCGCAAACTAGCCGCAAGAAGCGCTCGGGGAACTTAAATAAACCGTTCCAGTCGACAGTCATACCGGCTCACCCTCTCTCACACCTCGTGTCAAAGCTAAACAAACTAGATACCCGTTCAGATCCCAGGAAGTATTTATGTCCGAGCTGTGGGCGGCTGTTCAGACACATGGGCAGACTGCGAGCCCACATGCTCACTCACGCGCGAGGTCAAAGTTACACCTGTGCCTGTTGTGGAAAGACTCTAGAAAGCTGGAAGAAACTGTGGCATCATCAGAGAGTCCATCGACAGAGACGTGGCCGCTTCACTTGTCCTCGGTGCGGGCAAGGTTTTCGTTTTGTAGAGCCATACAAGAAACACATGAGCGAGCACCCTGACTTTGAGTGGATTCAGGTCAGGcccaagaaaatgtttttgcctTATCAGTGTGAGCAGTGCAGAAGCAGCTTTAAGACTCTGGATTTGCTGTTCAGCCACCAGCTTTGCCATTCCTCAGCACAAGACGTGCTGAAGGACTCTGATTTTGATTTATCCACAGATGACCTAACCCCGCAGCCTAACAAGAACATGTTTAGCCCTCCCACGAACAACCACATGGTGACTTTATGTCTAGAACCTGAGAAAAGCAACTCTCACCTGAGCCCTTTATCCAAATATTCAGACCCAGTTCCTCAAGGTTCGCCTTTAGCACCCATGATTTCCCTTGTCCACAACCAGGGTCATGATTTGAGTAAAATATCGCATTGCCCAGGCAGCTCACACCCGATCCAAGGTAGAGAGGTCAAATgtgatcaaataaatgaaaatacactTGGAAAACCCATTACCCACTTGCAAACTGTGAAAAGGCACGTCACTGAAATGCCTAGCCTGTCAAATGGAGGGTCTTCAAATGTGGTTAGGTGTGCTGTGTGTAATAAAGCATTTGCTGCCATTTCAGAACTTTATCAACATTATTTGCAGCACGCAAGAGGCCAGCTGTAA
- the LOC115567102 gene encoding GDNF-inducible zinc finger protein 1-like, with amino-acid sequence MIMATGRFKLQNVMDDGLSRDLMDAGRFCFSCEQIFANRRCLEEHMCSAASFICSCGTEFTEYTDMEEHSTTHEPGHQVLDHETIRKRRYEKRMEEERQLKRLQTGEVVWKAPKMDNVASISLPVKPKFQVSMHSASIPQVPESYPSPSQESFPNPFSSSPDMKNIFANVGAPTVDLWTLYQPVVLIKTVRKFNKKRPYTCGKCGQGFMTKTSLMSHHSSHVTDKVSGCIGCGLLLSSKKLVPRFHVCNSPNNATKFRIITADPLKPNPGQSQNPRTWDPQTTSFLQVKNQNHSASNEVSQVSRVTSTLPLKNQNVRTYNRSNQGISVALSQQSKSPTPISSKFHGTASFLPKSQSPSPIRPYESSQGLPVTLSGTSIKSASGLASKPTKTPSASNGFTCRVCHISFDSAHLLQRHKCAKAQEFMAQHGRAGKQQLKIRSVTPMMNSNLAQMNGERKLGAPASGNIKKNQIMAVTLDKGQGPSPAKGKIGADVEDDCYIVESGPDKPAEMIYQVTSSVPIKT; translated from the coding sequence ATGATCATGGCGACTGGGAGGTTTAAGCTGCAAAATGTCATGGACGATGGCCTGAGCAGAGACTTGATGGATGCTGGTCGGTTTTGTTTCAGCTGTGAGCAGATATTTGCAAATCGGAGGTGCCTGGAGGAACACATGTGTTCTGCTGCAAGTTTCATATGCTCCTGTGGAACGGAGTTTACTGAATACACAGACATGGAGGAGCACAGCACAACACATGAACCTGGGCACCAGGTGCTAGATCATGAAACAATAAGGAAGCGCAGATATGAGAAGcgcatggaggaggagaggcagctgAAAAGACTGCAGACAGGTGAGGTTGTGTGGAAGGCACCTAAAATGgacaatgtggcatcaatttcgtTGCCAGTGAAACCTAAGTTCCAAGTTTCCATGCATTCTGCATCGATTCCACAAGTGCCTGAGTCGTACCCCTCGCCGTCACAAGAGTCTTTCCCAAATCCCTTCTCCTCTTCACCAGACATGAAGAATATTTTTGCAAATGTAGGAGCACCAACAGTGGATCTTTGGACGCTTTACCAGCCAGTTGTGTTAATTAAAACAGTTCGCAAATTCAACAAGAAAAGGCCTTACACTTGTGGTAAATGTGGGCAGGGTTTTATGACAAAGACCTCTCTCATGTCCCATCACAGCTCTCATGTCACAGATAAAGTTTCTGGTTGTATAGGATGCGGGCTGCTGCTCTCCAGCAAAAAGTTAGTGCCTCGCTTCCATGTTTGTAACTCACCCAACAATGCTACTAAATTCAGAATCATCACTGCGGATCCATTGAAGCCAAATCCAGGGCAGAGTCAGAATCCAAGAACATGGGATCCTCAGACTACTTCCTTTCTACAGGTGAAAAACCAGAATCACAGTGCATCGAATGAAGTCAGTCAGGTATCTCGTGTCACTTCCACCCTGCCGTTAAAAAATCAGAATGTCAGAACATACAATCGAAGCAATCAGGGGATCAGTGTTGCTCTGTCCCAGCAGTCAAAGAGCCCGACTCCCATTTCGTCCAAATTTCATGGCACTGCGTCCTTTCTACCGAAGAGCCAGAGTCCAAGTCCTATTAGACCCTATGAAAGCAGCCAGGGGCttcctgtcactctctctgGGACGTCCATAAAGTCTGCATCAGGTTTAGCGAGCAAACCAACAAAGACACCCTCTGCATCGAATGGATTCACATGTCGAGTATGTCATATTTCTTTTGATTCTGCTCATCTGCTCCAGAGGCACAAATGCGCCAAAGCACAGGAGTTTATGGCACAGCACGGGCGTGCTGGCAAACAGCAGTTGAAAATAAGGAGCGTGACACCAATGATGAACTCAAATCTCGCTCAGATGAATGGTGAAAGAAAGCTTGGGGCTCCAGCTTCTGGAAACATCAAGAAGAACCAAATCATGGCCGTCACCCTGGACAAAGGGCAAGGGCCGTCTCCTGCGAAAGGGAAAATAGGAGCAGACGTAGAAGATGATTGTTACATTGTTGAAAGTGGACCAGACAAACCTGCTGAGATGATTTACCAAGTAACCTCCTCTGTCCCTATCAAGACTTGA
- the LOC115567088 gene encoding zinc finger protein 865 — translation MMLGFQGSASSSKVYRCVACSATFTGLASLLVHQASHANALSKVSAPPQPNISPHETLFASTNSSSEQPSAPTLLPESPSPSFYICDCGEEFQDFSLMLEHKQSHVSQLQLMPPLDNNRVLCGTDNAFPTQHVSFTPTVIQPDLVLSCPSTSKSPAVELTTSTDDKANLRLNDGNTIVTTQGQCSLPEDDSEKQLLNMSATAEQISDTVEDMHSKGNKQSVGNCENLPRKNDLMKLLASAYMTRFTAPQSQNQNNETVTPKQEVVPVDITPGAKTEVPPIHDLSIAQLRRLLATPSVKTKSPSISRVLESSKKKVVSLTKTFSPVVVLETRQKLKDPGINGTYGRYQCGRCRRVFQNLDKLTEHHFLHKKERIKCCRRCKQLIIGRMPLPDNHVCPQLGNKTIQLSNSFKNKLPFTPKLAPFHSLNNTRKVFFCPLCKHTYARRWNLKKHKCQGPRAAVLQQTNPSIQRMLVLRSNSKSKSDADVTAGSQKSVGVGTEVTGRIKVEVTSPTSEPSGTSQLAWTRPANSFAPFYSKSSTVEQHKDASLCGMSLQQGEENSSWDAAAVDDEGNEGQWTMPLDDETEVLSSIEKAGNGIEVGKSLSVVHAETAPSSLRYFVRDGVKRYPCNRCQKTYSRPSTLRRHLRLCGFRPRGSGAVAQCDSQGATPLNANNMRPMFPCSVCGKTFNRKDNMMVHRNKCQLQQTITDVDRVTAQQSGTATDCQTKDEDGGNWGIMSLPSVLPRRVTCECGVGFTSPRLLLEHLQKHAQESYTCPTCGETVNSWADYEVHLQIHMHPHHQLLKGLQPQRSQPLLLRFQQQRPPQQPSPSVHQPPQKQTVNKEQLPNPVKKQQRIVCTRCGNTFATRCSLRRHLSWNRCKGVRATNPSTNPPKTYHCTHCNSDFPNTISLLFHQRSGACKPAIKPVRCPVCLRWFGTVDGLQKHLLTHKQSESYQCDVCQGRYPNLKSLKNHRRRIHRIMAGDTKPKTQEQLST, via the coding sequence ATGATGCTGGGATTTCAGGGCAGTGCTTCCTCCTCCAAAGTGTATCGTTGTGTGGCATGCTCAGCCACCTTCACTGGATTGGCCTCCTTGCTGGTTCATCAGGCAAGCCATGCTAATGCACTCTCCAAGGTGTCCGCCCCTCCACAGCCAAACATCAGCCCACATGAAACCCTGTTTGCAAGCACAAACTCATCGAGTGAGCAACCCAGTGCACCGACACTTCTGCCTGAGAGCCCTTCGCCTTCCTTTTATATTTGTGATTGTGGAGAGGAATTTCAGGACTTCAGTCTCATGCTGgagcataagcagtcacatgtTTCTCAACTACAGTTAATGCCACCTCTGGATAATAATAGAGTTCTCTGCGGAACAGATAACGCTTTTCCCACCCAGCATGTATCATTTACTCCAACTGTAATCCAGCCCGATTTGGTCCTTAGTTGCCCCTCTACCTCAAAGTCCCCAGCTGTTGAACTAACCACATCAACAGACGATAAAGCGAATCTAAGGCTAAATGATGGTAATACCATCGTAACCACTCAAGGTCAGTGTTCACTCCCTGAAGATGACAGTGAGAAACAACTCCTGAACATGTCAGCCACAGCAGAGCAGATCTCAGATACTGTAGAGGATATGCATTCCAAAGGCAACAAGCAGTCTGTTGGAAATTGTGAAAATTTACCTAGAAAAAATGATCTAATGAAGTTGCTGGCATCAGCGTACATGACGCGCTTTACAGCTCCTCAGTCTCAGAATCAGAACAATGAAACCGTTACCCCCAAACAAGAAGTCGTCCCTGTTGACATAACACCGGGAGCAAAAACTGAGGTGCCCCCGATCCACGATCTCTCTATTGCACAGTTGAGGCGGCTGCTGGCAACACCCAGCGTAAAGACGAAATCTCCATCCATCAGCAGAGTTCTTGAGTCCAGTAAGAAGAAGGTGGTGTCTCTGACTAAGACTTTCTCGCCTGTTGTCGTTCTTGAAACCCGTCAGAAACTCAAAGATCCTGGCATTAATGGCACATATGGAAGATATCAATGTGGCCGTTGTCGAAGGGTCTTTCAGAACTTGGACAAACTGACAGAGCATCATTTCTTACACAAAAAAGAGAGGATTAAATGTTGCCGTCGCTGCAAACAGCTCATCATTGGGCGGATGCCTTTACCTGACAATCATGTATGCCCTCAGTTAGGAAACAAAACCATACAGCTGTCTAACTCGTTCAAGAACAAGTTACCATTTACACCAAAACTAGCACCATTCCATAGTCTAAACAACACTAGAAAAGTTTTCTTTTGTCCGTTGTGCAAGCACACCTATGCGCGGAGGTGGAACCTCAAAAAGCACAAGTGCCAGGGCCCTCGGGCAGCCGTCCTTCAGCAGACCAACCCTTCCATTCAGAGAATGCTAGTATTGAGATCAAACAGTAAATCCAAATCAGATGCAGATGTTACAGCTGGATCTCAAAAAAGTGTTGGGGTAGGAACTGAAGTCACTGGTCGAATCAAGGTCGAGGTGACCTCTCCCACTTCAGAGCCATCTGGAACGTCACAGTTGGCTTGGACTCGTCCTGCAAATAGCTTTGCACCATTCTACTCCAAATCCTCCACCGTGGAGCAGCACAAGGATGCTTCTCTTTGTGGGATGTCGCTGCAGCAAGGAGAAGAAAACAGCAGCTGGGATGCAGCAGCAGTTGATGATGAGGGTAATGAAGGGCAGTGGACGATGCCCTTGGATGATGAAACGGAGGTGCTTAGTTCTATAGAGAAAGCTGGTAACGGAATAGAGGTGGGGAAATCTCTTTCAGTCGTACATGCAGAGACTGCACCCTCTAGCCTGCGCTATTTTGTCAGAGATGGTGTAAAACGTTACCCTTGCAACAGGTGTCAGAAAACCTACAGTCGGCCATCTACTTTGAGGCGCCATCTACGATTGTGTGGATTCAGGCCACGTGGATCTGGGGCTGTAGCACAGTGTGACAGTCAGGGTGCCACCCCACTAAATGCCAACAACATGAGACCAATGTTTCCTTGTTCTGTCTGTGGGAAGACCTTTAACCGCAAAGATAATATGATGGTTCACAGAAACAAGTGCCAGCTGCAACAAACAATAACAGATGTGGATAGAGTAACTGCACAGCAGTCAGGCACTGCAACAGATTGTCAAACAAAGGATGAGGATGGAGGCAACTGGGGCATCATGTCGTTGCCATCCGTACTCCCAAGGAGGGTGACATGTGAGTGTGGGGTGGGATTTACATCTCCAAGGCTTCTCTTGGAGCATCTGCAGAAGCATGCCCAGGAGTCATACACATGTCCGACCTGTGGAGAGACTGTTAATTCTTGGGCAGACTATGAAGTTCATCTGCAGATCCATATGCATCCTCATCACCAGCTGCTGAAGGGACTACAACCACAACGGTCACAACCTCTGTTGCTTCGATTTCAGCAACAGCGACCTCCGCAGCAGCCATCTCCGTCAGTGCATCAGCCTCCACAGAAGCAAACCGTCAACAAAGAGCAGCTTCCAAATCCAGTAAAAAAGCAGCAGAGGATTGTGTGCACACGGTGTGGCAACACTTTCGCCACTCGCTGTTCTCTTCGAAGGCACCTGTCCTGGAATCGATGCAAAGGTGTGCGGGCTACAAACCCATCCACAAACCCGCCCAAAACATATCACTGTACCCATTGCAACTCTGACTTCCCCAACACAATCAGTCTTCTCTTTCACCAGAGAAGTGGGGCTTGCAAGCCTGCCATTAAGCCTGTACGCTGTCCTGTTTGTCTACGCTGGTTTGGCACTGTGGACGGCTTACAGAAACATCTGCTTACTCACAAACAGTCTGAATCCTATCAGTGCGATGTGTGTCAGGGTAGGTACCCGAACCTTAAATCACTCAAAAACCATCGCAGGAGGATTCATCGCATTATGGCTGGAGACACTAAgccaaaaacacaagaacagcTGAGCACTTAA